From one Thermanaeromonas sp. C210 genomic stretch:
- a CDS encoding GTP-binding protein, with translation MAKQKFERKKPHVNVGTIGHVDHGKTTLTAAITFCLSKVGGAVPTAYDQI, from the coding sequence CAGAAATTTGAGCGTAAGAAGCCGCATGTGAATGTAGGGACGATAGGGCACGTAGACCATGGGAAGACGACGTTGACGGCGGCGATAACGTTCTGTTTATCGAAGGTAGGCGGGGCGGTGCCCACGGCGTACGACCAGATCG